One segment of Triticum aestivum cultivar Chinese Spring chromosome 2A, IWGSC CS RefSeq v2.1, whole genome shotgun sequence DNA contains the following:
- the LOC123185944 gene encoding probable cation transporter HKT7, with protein MHAHPDASTQYRVDITTSNMAGARHKVGELLRHARRRSTAALDKALSLLSSHSWSYVQHHVVKERVKRWRHALAGRFWRRLGSLLVHVAYFLAVSWLGYLLLAQLRFRAGGDGTRRPRGIDLFFTAVSAATVSSMSTVEMEVFSNGQLLVLTVLMFVGGEVFLSLLGLASKWSKLRKQAVHKSSRRVDNHDVPELEMPPVDAATELANPTSMTSTVDDEMSKPLDHFDDTRLRRDAVLSLFFVVLAILLAVHVLGSGAIVAYVLHASPAARRTLRDKALNMWTFAVFTTVSTFSSCGYMPTNENMIVFKRDTGLQLLLVPQALVGNTLFPPLLAACVRVAAAATRRVELKETAKKGRELTGYYHLLPARRCAMLAATVVGFLAVQVAMLCGMEWGGALRGMSAWEKVSNAVFLAVNSRHTGESTLDLFTLAPAILVLFVLMMYLPPYTTWFPFEESSGVKDQPREETQGVRLLKSTLLSQLSYLAIFVIAICITEREKLKEDPLNFNLLSIVVEVVSAYGNVGFSMGYSCSRQISPDGMCTDRWTGFAGRWSDSGKLILILVMLFGRMKKFSMKAGKAWKLS; from the exons ATGCATGCACATCCCGACGCGTCCACACAATACAGAGTAGACATCACTACATCAAACATGGCCGGAGCTCGTCATAAGGTCGGCGAGCTGTTGCGCCACGCACGGCGACGGTCGACGGCCGCGCTCGACAAGGCATTGTCCCTCCTGTCATCGCATTCCTGGTCATACGTGCAGCACCACGTCGTCAAGGAGCGGGTGAAGCGGTGGCGGCACGCTCTCGCCGGGCGGTTCTGGCGGCGCCTCGGCTCGCTGCTCGTCCACGTCGCCTACTTCCTCGCCGTCTCCTGGCTCGGTTACCTCCTCCTCGCGCAGCTCAGGTTCCGCGCCGGCGGCGACGGGACGAGGCGGCCCCGCGGCATCGACCTGTTCTTCACCGCCGTCTCGGCCGCGACGGTGTCCAGCATGTCCACCGTCGAGATGGAGGTGTTCTCCAATGGCCAGCTCCTCGTCCTGACTGTCCTCATGTTCGTCGGCGGCGAGGTGTTTTTGTCGCTCCTAGGCCTCGCGTCCAAGTGGTCCAAGCTGAGGAAGCAAGCCGTTCACAAATCATCCCGCCGCGTCGACAACCACGACGTCCCCGAGCTTGAGATGCCGCCGGTAGACGCCGCCACCGAATTGGCCAACCCAACGTCGATGACATCGACCGTCGATGATGAGATGAGCAAGCCGTTGGACCACTTCGATGACACGAGGCTGCGGCGCGACGCGGTGCTGTCGCTGTTCTTCGTCGTCCTCGCCATCCTCCTAGCGGTGCACGTCCTCGGTTCCGGCGCCATCGTGGCGTACGTCTTGCAcgcgtcgccggcggcgaggcggacgCTGCGGGACAAGGCCCTGAACATGTGGACCTTCGCCGTGTTCACGACGGTGTCCACGTTCTCGAGCTGCGGGTACATGCCGACGAACGAGAACATGATCGTCTTCAAGCGAGACACCGGGCTGCAGCTGCTGCTCGTGCCGCAGGCGCTGGTCGGGAACACGCTGTTCCCGCCGCTGCTCGCCGCGTGcgtgcgcgtcgccgccgcggcgaccCGGCGCGTGGAGCTCAAGGAGACGGCGAAGAAGGGCCGGGAGTTGACGGGGTACTACCACCTGCTCCCGGCGCGGCGGTGCGCGATGCTGGCGGCGACGGTGGTGGGCTTCCTCGCCGTGCAGGTGGCGATGCTGTGCGGCATGGAGTGGGGCGGCGCGCTGCGGGGGATGAGCGCGTGGGAGAAGGTGTCGAACGCGGTGTTCCTGGCGGTGAACTCCCGGCACaccggcgagtcgaccctcgaccTCTTCACCCTCGCGCCGGCCATCCTCGTCCTCTTCGTGCTCATGAT GTACCTGCCTCCATACACGACGTGGTTTCCATTTGAAGAGAGCTCCGGCGTCAAGGACCAACCCAGGGAGGAGACCCAGGGGGTCAGGCTGCTCAAGAGCACGCTTCTGTCACAACTCTCCTACCTCGCCATCTTTGTCATCGCCATCTGCATCACCGAGAGGGAAAAGCTCAAGGAGGACCCCCTCAACTTCAACTTGCTCAGCATCGTCGTCGAAGTCGTCAG CGCTTATGGGAATGTGGGCTTCTCCATGGGCTACAGCTGCAGTAGGCAGATCAGCCCGGACGGGATGTGCACTGACAGGTGGACCGGCTTTGCTGGGAGGTGGAGCGATTCTGGCAAACTCATCCTCATTCTTGTCATGCTCTTCGGGAGGATGAAAAAGTTCAGCATGAAAGCGGGCAAAGCCTGGAAGCTTAGTTAG